A stretch of the Glutamicibacter sp. JL.03c genome encodes the following:
- the carA gene encoding glutamine-hydrolyzing carbamoyl-phosphate synthase small subunit, whose product MNSLSNLPAVLILEDGRIFRGRSYGAVGTTLGEAVFTTGMTGYQETLTDPSYAHQIIVQTFPHVGNTGVNSEDPESTRMWAAGYVVRDAARRPSNWRSERTLDDDLKEYGIVGIRNVDTRALTRHLREAGAMKAGVFSGDDAAKSDAELIEIVKSQPSMAGRNISAEVSVDSAYIVEPADHGYEGAAKHSVAAIDLGMKSMTPQRLAERGLRVHVLPHDATLEDIKATGANGVFFSNGPGDPATATKQVELVRSVLDAGLPYFGICFGNQILGRALGFDTYKLRFGHRGINQPVMDKATGRVEITSQNHGFAVDAPIEGELTAPVERFGKVEVSHYSLNDQVVEGLNCLDIPAFSVQYHPEAASGPHDAAYLFDRFITALDSAAEKDSK is encoded by the coding sequence CTTCCGCGGGCGCAGCTACGGCGCCGTGGGCACTACCCTGGGTGAAGCAGTCTTCACCACCGGCATGACCGGCTACCAGGAAACCCTGACTGATCCTTCCTACGCCCACCAGATCATCGTGCAGACCTTCCCGCACGTGGGCAACACCGGAGTGAACTCCGAGGATCCCGAATCCACCCGCATGTGGGCCGCCGGCTACGTGGTGCGCGACGCCGCGCGCCGTCCGAGCAACTGGCGCAGCGAGCGCACCCTGGACGATGACCTCAAGGAGTACGGCATCGTCGGCATCCGCAATGTGGATACCCGTGCGCTGACCCGCCACTTGCGCGAGGCCGGCGCCATGAAGGCCGGGGTCTTCTCCGGCGACGACGCAGCGAAGTCCGATGCCGAGCTGATCGAGATCGTCAAGTCCCAGCCATCAATGGCCGGCCGCAACATCTCCGCCGAGGTCTCGGTGGATTCGGCCTACATCGTCGAACCAGCAGACCACGGCTACGAAGGCGCCGCCAAGCACAGCGTTGCCGCGATCGACCTGGGCATGAAGTCGATGACCCCGCAGCGACTGGCCGAACGCGGCCTGCGCGTGCACGTGCTGCCGCACGATGCCACCTTGGAGGACATCAAGGCCACCGGCGCGAATGGCGTGTTCTTCTCCAACGGGCCCGGCGACCCGGCCACCGCCACCAAGCAGGTGGAACTGGTCCGCTCGGTGCTGGACGCCGGCCTGCCATACTTCGGCATCTGCTTCGGCAACCAGATCCTGGGCCGCGCACTGGGCTTCGACACCTACAAGCTGCGCTTCGGCCACCGCGGCATCAACCAGCCGGTGATGGACAAGGCCACCGGACGGGTGGAAATCACCAGCCAGAACCATGGCTTCGCCGTGGACGCCCCGATCGAGGGCGAACTGACCGCACCGGTGGAACGCTTCGGCAAGGTCGAAGTCTCGCACTACTCGCTGAACGACCAGGTGGTCGAAGGCCTGAACTGCCTGGACATCCCGGCGTTCTCCGTGCAGTACCACCCAGAAGCAGCATCTGGCCCCCACGATGCCGCCTACCTCTTTGACCGCTTCATCACCGCGTTGGATTCCGCCGCAGAAAAGGACAGCAAGTAA